The following proteins come from a genomic window of Sphingobium cloacae:
- a CDS encoding DUF1674 domain-containing protein gives MGQYEGKRPAHVKPPAHLSKSPPVPQPDPIDKVPEQTEELSPTRYGDWEKKGIAIDF, from the coding sequence ATGGGACAGTATGAAGGCAAGCGCCCCGCGCATGTGAAGCCGCCCGCGCATCTCTCCAAAAGCCCGCCCGTGCCGCAACCGGACCCCATCGATAAAGTCCCGGAACAGACCGAGGAACTCAGCCCCACCCGCTATGGCGATTGGGAGAAAAAGGGCATCGCCATCGACTTCTGA
- the purH gene encoding bifunctional phosphoribosylaminoimidazolecarboxamide formyltransferase/IMP cyclohydrolase, whose amino-acid sequence MTDVTIKRALLSVSDKAGLIELGRALGQHGVELVSTGGTAKALREAGLEVKDISDLTGFPEMMDGRVKTLHPKVHGGLLAVRGNAEHVASMQEHDIGAIDLVVVNLYPFAATVARGADRDEIIENIDIGGPSMVRSAAKNHESVAIVTDPADYARLIAEMAEKGGATSYDFRRMLAAKAYAATAAYDSMIASWFAFADQGQSFPDTLAVASRLGATLRYGENPHQSAALYLPVGPAANGIAQAKQVQGKELSYNNYNDADAALELVSEFRDGPPTVVIVKHANPCGVATGATLIEAYEAALACDSVSAFGGIIAVNRPLDGPTAEAISGIFTEVVAAPDANEEAKAIFAKKKNLRLLLTGELPDPAREGLMMKSIAGGLLVQGRDNGRVTRDMLKVVTKRAPTEQELTDCLFAWTVAKHVKSNAIVYAKGGSTAGIGAGQMNRLESARIAAWKAKDAAEKAGWSEARTIGSAVASDAFFPFADGLLAAVEAGASAVIQPGGSIRDEEVIAAADEAGLAMVFTGMRHFRH is encoded by the coding sequence ATGACTGACGTCACCATCAAGCGCGCCCTTCTGTCCGTGTCCGACAAGGCGGGCCTTATCGAACTGGGGCGGGCGCTGGGGCAGCATGGCGTGGAGCTGGTGTCGACCGGCGGCACGGCCAAGGCGCTGCGCGAGGCGGGGCTGGAGGTGAAGGATATTTCCGACCTCACCGGCTTTCCCGAAATGATGGACGGCCGCGTCAAGACGCTGCATCCCAAGGTGCATGGCGGGCTGCTGGCGGTGCGCGGCAATGCCGAGCATGTGGCGTCGATGCAGGAGCATGACATCGGCGCGATCGACCTGGTGGTGGTGAACCTCTATCCCTTCGCCGCGACGGTGGCGCGGGGCGCGGACCGGGACGAGATCATCGAGAATATCGACATTGGCGGGCCGTCCATGGTGCGCTCCGCCGCCAAGAATCATGAGAGCGTCGCCATCGTCACCGATCCGGCCGACTATGCCCGGCTGATCGCGGAGATGGCGGAGAAGGGCGGCGCGACCAGCTATGATTTCCGGCGGATGCTGGCCGCGAAAGCCTATGCGGCGACGGCGGCTTATGATTCCATGATCGCGAGCTGGTTCGCCTTCGCCGATCAGGGGCAGTCTTTCCCCGACACGCTGGCGGTGGCGAGCAGGCTGGGCGCGACGCTGCGCTATGGCGAGAATCCGCACCAGTCGGCGGCGCTTTACCTGCCGGTCGGGCCTGCCGCGAACGGCATCGCGCAGGCGAAGCAGGTGCAGGGCAAGGAGCTGAGCTACAATAATTATAACGACGCCGACGCGGCGCTGGAGCTGGTGAGCGAGTTCCGCGACGGACCGCCGACCGTGGTGATCGTGAAGCACGCCAATCCGTGTGGCGTGGCGACGGGCGCAACGCTGATCGAAGCCTATGAGGCGGCGCTGGCCTGCGACAGCGTGTCGGCTTTCGGCGGGATCATCGCGGTCAACCGGCCGCTGGACGGCCCCACGGCGGAGGCGATCAGCGGCATCTTCACCGAAGTCGTCGCCGCGCCGGACGCGAACGAGGAAGCGAAAGCGATCTTCGCCAAGAAGAAGAATCTGCGCCTGCTGCTGACGGGCGAGCTGCCCGATCCGGCGCGCGAAGGGCTGATGATGAAGAGCATCGCGGGCGGGCTGCTGGTGCAGGGCCGCGACAATGGGCGGGTGACGCGGGACATGCTGAAGGTCGTGACGAAACGCGCGCCGACGGAGCAGGAACTGACCGACTGCCTGTTCGCCTGGACCGTGGCCAAGCATGTGAAGTCGAACGCCATCGTCTATGCGAAGGGCGGCAGCACGGCGGGCATCGGCGCGGGGCAGATGAACCGCCTCGAATCCGCGCGCATCGCCGCGTGGAAGGCGAAGGACGCGGCGGAGAAGGCCGGCTGGAGCGAAGCGCGCACCATCGGGTCGGCGGTCGCTTCGGACGCCTTCTTCCCCTTTGCCGACGGGTTGCTGGCGGCGGTCGAGGCGGGCGCGAGCGCGGTGATCCAGCCGGGCGGGTCCATCCGCGACGAGGAAGTGATCGCGGCGGCGGACGAAGCGGGGCTGGCGATGGTCTTCACCGGGATGCGCCATTTCCGGCATTGA
- a CDS encoding ABC transporter permease translates to MKDMMRAAMVIARRDFSAVILTRTFLFFLLGPLLPILIGMAFGGLGEKISSDSLRPAVGLSMPPAEAARMLDAREAIARRIGADHISALKQAPWPADPSRLLADSEAGYVAVVSGTVDQPVLTGQPSGIARLEGDVRLIASAAKTRAILPEVHVERHPVARSASGQTQARLATGRGAQIVIFLLTMLLAGMVLSNMVEEKNNKVIEILAAAVPIDAVFLGKLMAMLSMSFIGILFWGGCAMAALTLLAGPGFAPPAPAVGWPVFLLLGVLYFAMAYCLLGSLFLGIGAQAATVREVQTLNMPVTMGQMVVFFFATYAVDHMGSAPEIAAAVFPLSSPFAMIARAAQDAAIWPHVLALAWQALWVGLIIRMGVWLFRRHVLNAGAKRPLFRRRATPPV, encoded by the coding sequence ATGAAGGATATGATGCGCGCCGCGATGGTCATCGCGCGGCGGGATTTTTCGGCGGTCATCCTGACCCGGACGTTCCTGTTCTTCCTGCTGGGGCCGCTTCTGCCGATCCTGATCGGCATGGCGTTCGGCGGCCTTGGCGAGAAGATCAGCAGCGACAGCCTGCGCCCGGCGGTGGGCCTGTCGATGCCGCCCGCGGAAGCCGCCCGGATGCTCGACGCGCGGGAAGCCATCGCCCGCCGCATCGGCGCGGATCATATCTCCGCCCTCAAACAGGCGCCATGGCCCGCCGACCCTTCCCGCCTGCTGGCCGACAGCGAAGCGGGTTATGTCGCGGTCGTCTCCGGGACGGTCGACCAGCCGGTATTGACGGGCCAGCCGTCCGGCATCGCCCGGCTGGAAGGCGACGTCCGCCTGATCGCCAGCGCCGCCAAGACCCGCGCCATCCTGCCCGAAGTGCATGTCGAGCGGCATCCCGTGGCACGAAGCGCCAGCGGCCAGACGCAGGCGCGGCTGGCCACCGGGCGCGGCGCGCAGATCGTGATCTTCCTCCTCACCATGCTGCTGGCGGGCATGGTCCTGTCCAACATGGTGGAGGAAAAGAACAACAAGGTGATCGAGATTCTCGCCGCCGCCGTGCCCATCGACGCGGTGTTCCTGGGCAAGCTGATGGCGATGCTCTCGATGAGCTTCATCGGCATCCTCTTCTGGGGCGGCTGCGCCATGGCGGCGCTGACGCTGCTGGCCGGGCCCGGCTTCGCCCCGCCCGCGCCCGCCGTCGGGTGGCCGGTCTTCCTGCTGCTCGGCGTGCTCTATTTCGCCATGGCCTATTGCCTGCTCGGCTCGCTGTTCCTCGGCATCGGGGCGCAGGCCGCGACCGTGCGGGAAGTGCAGACGCTCAACATGCCCGTCACCATGGGGCAGATGGTGGTGTTCTTCTTCGCCACCTATGCCGTCGACCATATGGGCTCCGCGCCGGAGATCGCAGCGGCGGTCTTCCCCTTGTCGTCCCCCTTCGCGATGATCGCGCGGGCGGCGCAGGACGCCGCGATCTGGCCGCATGTGCTGGCGCTCGCATGGCAGGCGCTATGGGTCGGCCTCATCATCCGCATGGGCGTATGGCTGTTCCGCCGCCATGTGCTCAATGCGGGCGCGAAGCGTCCCCTGTTCCGGCGGCGGGCGACGCCGCCGGTCTGA
- a CDS encoding ABC transporter ATP-binding protein → MNGDKSTPHPAYAVEAKGLVKSFGDFRAVNGVDIAVPAGSIYGVLGPNGAGKTTLLRTLLGIIDPDEGWRTLLGDPQPLRQSHHIGYLPEERGLYPSMKAFDAIAFMGALRGLPLKTGRERARAMLEAHGMGASADKPIRQLSKGMAQTVQLFGTIVHQPRLIVLDEPFSGLDAINQGKLEVLIREQARTGVTVLFSTHVIAHAERLCERIAIVAGGRIRFEGSVATARDRLRPQVTLRTRASEGPWRAALPADTLAQDGAWHFALPDGGIEPLLRALLDGDAGIESLSIERPGLHDAFVAIAGEAVARQMEQDRAREDAA, encoded by the coding sequence ATGAACGGCGATAAATCGACCCCGCACCCCGCCTATGCCGTCGAAGCCAAGGGGCTTGTCAAGTCATTCGGCGACTTCCGCGCGGTGAACGGCGTCGACATCGCCGTGCCCGCCGGGTCCATCTATGGTGTGCTCGGCCCCAATGGCGCGGGCAAGACCACGCTGCTGCGCACCCTGCTGGGCATCATCGACCCGGACGAAGGATGGCGCACCCTGCTGGGCGATCCGCAACCCCTGCGCCAGTCGCACCATATCGGCTATCTCCCGGAAGAGCGCGGCCTTTACCCCTCGATGAAGGCGTTCGACGCCATCGCCTTCATGGGCGCGCTGCGCGGGTTGCCGCTCAAGACGGGCCGCGAACGCGCCCGCGCCATGCTGGAGGCGCACGGCATGGGCGCATCCGCCGACAAGCCCATCCGCCAGCTTTCCAAGGGCATGGCCCAGACCGTCCAGCTTTTCGGCACCATCGTCCACCAGCCGCGCCTGATCGTGCTGGACGAGCCCTTCTCCGGCCTCGACGCCATCAACCAGGGCAAGCTGGAGGTGCTGATTCGCGAACAGGCCCGCACGGGCGTGACGGTGCTCTTCTCCACCCATGTCATCGCCCATGCCGAACGATTGTGCGAGCGGATCGCCATCGTCGCGGGCGGACGCATCCGCTTCGAAGGATCGGTCGCCACCGCCCGCGACCGGCTCCGTCCGCAGGTGACGCTGCGGACGCGGGCGAGCGAGGGACCATGGCGCGCCGCCCTGCCCGCCGATACGCTGGCGCAGGACGGGGCGTGGCATTTCGCGCTGCCCGACGGCGGGATCGAGCCGCTGCTGCGCGCGCTGCTGGACGGCGATGCGGGGATCGAGAGCCTGTCGATCGAACGCCCCGGCCTGCACGACGCCTTCGTCGCCATCGCCGGGGAAGCGGTCGCCCGCCAGATGGAGCAGGACCGGGCGCGGGAGGATGCGGCATGA
- the ssb gene encoding single-stranded DNA-binding protein, translating to MAGSVNKVILVGNLGADPEVRSFQSGGKVCNIRIATSENWKDRMTGERKERTEWHNVAIFGEGLAGVAERYLRKGSKVYVEGQLRTRKWQDQSGNDRYTTEVVLQGPGAVLTMLDGAPGGGGQGGGGGRSSGGGDWSGGSSGFGGGDYDDFGGGGGGNFGGGQGGGRSQGSGRGGAGGPNFDNDLDDEVPF from the coding sequence ATGGCGGGCTCGGTGAACAAGGTCATTCTGGTCGGCAATCTGGGCGCGGACCCGGAAGTCCGCAGCTTCCAGAGCGGCGGCAAGGTGTGCAACATCCGCATCGCCACGTCCGAAAACTGGAAGGACCGCATGACCGGCGAGCGCAAGGAGCGCACCGAATGGCATAATGTGGCGATCTTCGGCGAAGGGCTGGCCGGGGTGGCGGAACGCTATCTGCGCAAGGGCAGCAAGGTCTATGTCGAGGGGCAGCTTCGCACCCGCAAATGGCAGGATCAGTCGGGCAACGACCGCTACACCACCGAAGTGGTGCTGCAAGGGCCGGGCGCGGTGCTGACCATGCTGGACGGCGCGCCGGGCGGCGGTGGTCAGGGCGGCGGCGGGGGCCGTTCGTCGGGCGGCGGCGACTGGTCGGGCGGGTCGAGCGGCTTTGGCGGCGGCGATTATGACGATTTCGGCGGCGGCGGCGGCGGCAATTTCGGCGGCGGTCAGGGCGGCGGCCGCTCCCAGGGCAGCGGACGCGGCGGCGCGGGCGGGCCGAATTTCGACAATGACCTGGATGATGAAGTGCCGTTCTGA
- the htpX gene encoding zinc metalloprotease HtpX: protein MSGFKTVMLMSALTALFMALGYTLGGSGGAVIALLAAAGMNLFTFWNADRIVLSMHHAREVDEASAPDFYRLVRELAQRAGLPMPRVYLIDEPHPNAFATGRNPENAAVAATTGLLSMLTREEVAGVMAHELGHVKNRDTLIMTMVATIAGAISMLANFGLFFRGHGGNGQGNMLAGILAVIVAPFAAMIVQMAISRTREYGADKAGAEISGDPRALASALAKISGQAERIPNPVAERNPAAAQLYIVPTHVSELFSTHPATEKRIAALHDMAARMGPPAVRAAPARASALSPVGAPTPTPTRRRSSALDPLRRD, encoded by the coding sequence GTGAGCGGTTTCAAGACGGTGATGCTGATGTCGGCGCTGACGGCGCTGTTCATGGCATTGGGTTACACGCTGGGCGGCAGCGGCGGCGCGGTGATCGCGCTGCTGGCGGCGGCGGGCATGAACCTGTTCACCTTCTGGAATGCGGACAGGATCGTCCTGTCCATGCATCATGCGCGGGAAGTGGATGAGGCGAGCGCGCCGGACTTCTATCGGCTGGTGCGGGAACTGGCGCAGCGGGCCGGGCTGCCGATGCCGCGCGTCTACCTGATCGACGAACCGCATCCCAATGCCTTTGCGACCGGGCGGAACCCCGAGAATGCGGCGGTGGCGGCGACCACGGGCCTGCTGTCCATGCTGACGCGCGAGGAAGTGGCGGGTGTGATGGCGCATGAACTGGGCCATGTGAAGAATCGCGATACCCTTATCATGACGATGGTGGCGACCATCGCGGGCGCGATTTCGATGCTGGCGAATTTCGGGCTGTTCTTCCGCGGCCATGGCGGCAACGGGCAGGGCAATATGCTCGCCGGGATATTGGCGGTGATCGTCGCGCCCTTCGCCGCGATGATCGTGCAGATGGCGATCAGCCGGACGCGCGAATATGGCGCGGACAAGGCGGGAGCGGAGATCAGCGGCGATCCGCGCGCGCTGGCTTCCGCGCTGGCGAAGATTTCCGGACAGGCGGAACGGATCCCCAATCCGGTGGCGGAACGCAATCCGGCGGCGGCGCAGCTTTATATCGTGCCGACGCATGTGAGCGAACTCTTCTCCACCCACCCCGCGACGGAAAAGCGGATCGCGGCGCTGCATGACATGGCGGCGCGGATGGGACCGCCTGCGGTGCGCGCCGCGCCTGCCCGCGCTTCGGCGCTGTCGCCGGTGGGCGCGCCCACGCCCACGCCCACGCGCCGCCGGTCGAGCGCGCTCGATCCGTTGCGGCGGGATTGA
- a CDS encoding UTP--glucose-1-phosphate uridylyltransferase produces MSNKPIRKAVFPVAGLGTRFLPATKAVPKELLPVVDRPLIQYAVDEAREAGIEQMIFVTGRGKGAIEDYFDIAFECEATQRERGKDLSALEGTRLDPGNAVFLRQQEPLGLGHAIWCARDIVGDEPFAILLPDEFMKGAPGQGCMKQMVDAYGKVGGNLVCALEVPMEQTPSYGVIDPGARDGALTQVKGLVEKPAPGTAPSNLILPGRYILQPDVMKILETQEKGAGGEIQLTDAMASLIGRQPFHGVTFDGRRFDCGSKAGYIEANLALALEREDLRDHIRAFATAELGLGKVAAAA; encoded by the coding sequence ATGTCGAACAAGCCTATTCGCAAAGCCGTCTTTCCCGTCGCGGGCCTGGGCACGCGCTTCCTCCCCGCCACCAAGGCGGTGCCCAAGGAATTGCTGCCGGTCGTCGACCGTCCCCTGATCCAATATGCGGTGGACGAAGCGCGGGAAGCGGGGATCGAGCAGATGATCTTCGTCACCGGCCGCGGCAAGGGCGCGATCGAGGATTATTTCGACATCGCCTTTGAATGCGAAGCCACGCAGCGCGAACGGGGCAAGGACCTCTCCGCGCTGGAAGGCACCCGGCTCGACCCCGGCAACGCCGTGTTCCTGCGCCAGCAGGAACCGCTGGGCCTGGGCCACGCCATCTGGTGCGCCCGCGACATCGTGGGCGACGAGCCGTTCGCCATCCTCCTGCCCGACGAATTCATGAAGGGCGCGCCCGGCCAGGGCTGCATGAAGCAGATGGTCGACGCCTATGGAAAGGTCGGCGGCAACCTCGTCTGCGCGCTCGAAGTGCCGATGGAGCAGACCCCCAGCTATGGCGTGATCGACCCGGGCGCCCGCGACGGCGCGCTGACGCAAGTGAAGGGCCTCGTCGAAAAGCCCGCGCCGGGCACCGCGCCCTCCAACCTCATCCTGCCGGGCCGCTACATCCTCCAGCCCGACGTGATGAAGATCCTGGAAACCCAGGAAAAGGGCGCGGGCGGCGAAATCCAGCTGACCGACGCCATGGCGTCGCTGATCGGGCGGCAGCCCTTCCACGGCGTGACCTTCGACGGCCGCCGTTTCGATTGCGGGTCGAAGGCGGGCTATATCGAAGCCAATCTGGCGCTGGCGCTGGAACGCGAGGACCTGCGCGACCACATCCGCGCCTTCGCCACCGCCGAACTGGGGCTGGGCAAGGTCGCGGCAGCGGCCTGA
- a CDS encoding heparinase II/III family protein, translating to MEQGKRLIRLTDDKGLSLAQRIANRFYLLSWKTPLHGRRLKGKYPLKLLAVPEDEIPGDLAAGQAIRAGYFLFRGMRQPIDTLDFARLDLTPGFTDHVHGFRWLRDLSSVATREQGAPVAEGVMRQWLSAHADVPSEPAWRADNAGWRLLFWTAHAPLILSSSDLVYRSLVLNCIARTARHLDQIADKTPVGLPRLVAWGAIVAASMLIPGGAARKMFGEAGLKRAIDSAFHGDGGIVSRSPIDQLDGIMLLSMVAAVYEARREQAPAFLHEGMARAVPALLGLTHGDGGLGNWQGAGAIAPDRVQAVVQASRVRTRPLRQAREWGYQRLAAGATVAQIDAAPPPVAQLAAAGCGSTGAIEISDGPHRLIVNCGGAALEGQWITRDLAQGLRTTAAHSTLILDDCNSTALLPDGTLGKGVTEVELNRQELENGSRVDLSHDGYVRRMGYIHRRLLLMSGDGKEIRGEDMLTPAERRKKPARMPLQLRFHLAPGVEPTSTADGMGALLRIDMGALWQFRASAGKLSVEESLWVDADGRPYPTQQLVVTGEALPGGSSIGWLFKRVG from the coding sequence ATCGAGCAGGGCAAGCGGCTCATCCGCCTGACGGATGACAAGGGGCTTTCGCTGGCCCAGAGGATCGCCAACCGCTTCTACCTGCTCAGTTGGAAGACGCCGCTGCACGGCCGCCGCCTCAAGGGCAAATATCCGCTGAAATTGCTGGCCGTGCCGGAGGACGAGATTCCGGGCGATCTGGCGGCGGGCCAGGCGATCCGGGCGGGCTATTTCCTGTTCCGGGGCATGAGGCAGCCCATCGATACGCTGGATTTCGCCAGGCTGGACCTGACGCCGGGCTTCACCGATCATGTCCACGGTTTCCGCTGGCTGCGCGACCTGTCGAGCGTCGCCACGCGCGAGCAGGGCGCGCCGGTCGCCGAAGGGGTGATGCGCCAATGGCTTTCCGCCCATGCCGACGTGCCGAGCGAACCGGCATGGCGGGCGGACAATGCGGGCTGGCGGCTGCTGTTCTGGACGGCCCATGCGCCGCTGATCCTGTCGTCGAGCGATCTGGTCTATCGCTCGCTGGTGCTGAACTGCATCGCGCGGACGGCGCGCCATCTGGACCAGATCGCGGACAAGACGCCGGTGGGCCTGCCGCGGCTGGTGGCGTGGGGCGCGATCGTCGCGGCCTCCATGCTGATCCCCGGCGGCGCGGCGCGCAAGATGTTCGGCGAGGCTGGGCTGAAGCGCGCCATCGACAGCGCCTTCCACGGCGATGGGGGCATCGTGTCCCGATCCCCCATCGACCAGCTGGACGGCATCATGCTGCTGTCCATGGTGGCGGCGGTCTATGAGGCGCGGCGCGAGCAGGCGCCCGCTTTCCTGCATGAAGGCATGGCGCGGGCCGTTCCGGCGCTGCTGGGGCTGACCCATGGCGACGGGGGCCTTGGCAACTGGCAGGGCGCGGGCGCGATCGCGCCCGACCGGGTGCAGGCGGTGGTGCAGGCCAGCCGGGTGCGGACCCGCCCGCTGCGGCAGGCGCGCGAATGGGGGTATCAGCGGCTGGCGGCGGGCGCGACCGTGGCGCAGATCGACGCCGCGCCGCCGCCTGTCGCGCAACTGGCGGCGGCGGGCTGCGGATCGACCGGCGCGATCGAGATCAGCGACGGTCCCCACCGCCTGATCGTCAATTGCGGCGGCGCGGCGCTGGAGGGGCAGTGGATCACCCGCGACCTGGCGCAGGGGCTGCGCACCACGGCGGCGCACAGCACGCTGATCCTGGACGACTGCAATTCGACTGCGCTGCTGCCCGACGGCACGCTGGGCAAGGGCGTGACGGAGGTGGAGCTGAACCGGCAGGAGCTGGAAAATGGCAGCCGCGTCGACCTGAGCCATGACGGCTATGTCCGGCGCATGGGCTATATCCACCGCCGCCTGCTGCTGATGAGCGGGGACGGCAAGGAAATCCGGGGCGAGGACATGCTGACCCCGGCGGAGCGGCGCAAGAAACCCGCCCGGATGCCGCTGCAACTGCGTTTCCATCTGGCTCCCGGCGTCGAGCCGACCAGCACGGCGGACGGCATGGGCGCGCTGCTGCGGATCGACATGGGGGCGCTGTGGCAGTTCCGGGCGAGCGCGGGGAAGCTCTCGGTCGAGGAAAGCCTGTGGGTGGACGCCGACGGCCGCCCTTACCCCACGCAGCAGCTCGTCGTGACGGGCGAGGCGCTGCCCGGCGGGTCAAGCATCGGGTGGTTGTTCAAGCGGGTGGGGTGA
- a CDS encoding RsmB/NOP family class I SAM-dependent RNA methyltransferase, which yields MARPSRPDDITGLPARRGALRLLDAVLRRGEPLERALHGAAQGLPAPDKALVHAIAAETLRHLPDLDALIDGATRQPLPDDAKARMVLRIALAQVLALGTAPHAAIATALPLVDGGPRKLVHGVFGTVTRAEPVLPDPPILPGEVAARWAAQWGEEMPKAAARAYGARPAVDVSLRDAGDTDGWAERLGGTSLAPGHVRLAEGVAIPELPGFGEGGWWVQDIAASCPARLLGPGEGRAVLDLCAAPGGKTMQLAAAGWRVSAVDQSKKRLERLSENLQRTGLSAAIVQGDLRTWAPDEPADAVLLDAPCSATGIYRRHPDVLHRIGPRQIAELAALQAELLDRAAHWVKPGGTMIYATCSLERAEGEEQVAAFLAGRPDFAPCPALADELPAGIAPTREGWVRTLPGALDAQGGADGFFVARLARTATGA from the coding sequence ATGGCGCGACCCTCCCGACCTGACGACATAACCGGCCTGCCCGCGCGGCGCGGGGCGCTGCGGCTGCTCGACGCCGTGCTGCGGCGGGGCGAGCCGCTGGAACGGGCGCTGCACGGCGCGGCGCAGGGACTGCCCGCGCCCGACAAGGCGCTGGTCCACGCCATCGCGGCGGAGACGCTGCGCCATCTGCCCGATCTCGACGCGCTGATCGACGGCGCGACGCGCCAGCCGCTGCCGGACGACGCCAAGGCGCGGATGGTGCTGCGGATCGCGCTGGCGCAGGTGCTGGCGCTCGGCACCGCTCCTCATGCCGCCATCGCGACGGCGCTGCCGCTGGTCGATGGCGGGCCGCGCAAGCTGGTCCATGGCGTGTTCGGCACGGTGACGCGGGCGGAGCCGGTGCTGCCCGATCCGCCGATCCTGCCGGGCGAAGTCGCGGCGCGCTGGGCGGCGCAATGGGGCGAAGAGATGCCGAAGGCGGCGGCGCGGGCCTATGGGGCGCGGCCTGCGGTCGATGTCAGCCTGCGCGATGCGGGGGATACGGACGGCTGGGCGGAGCGGCTGGGCGGGACCAGCCTCGCGCCCGGTCATGTGCGGCTGGCCGAGGGCGTCGCGATCCCGGAACTGCCCGGCTTTGGCGAGGGCGGCTGGTGGGTGCAGGACATTGCCGCTTCCTGCCCCGCGCGGCTGCTGGGGCCGGGCGAAGGGCGCGCGGTGCTGGACCTGTGCGCCGCGCCGGGGGGCAAGACGATGCAGCTGGCCGCCGCCGGGTGGCGCGTGAGCGCGGTGGACCAGTCGAAGAAGCGGCTGGAGCGGCTCAGCGAGAATCTTCAGCGGACCGGGCTGTCCGCCGCCATCGTGCAGGGCGACCTGCGGACATGGGCGCCCGACGAGCCGGCGGACGCGGTGCTGCTGGACGCGCCGTGCAGCGCGACCGGCATCTATCGCCGCCATCCCGACGTGCTGCACCGCATCGGCCCGCGCCAGATCGCGGAACTGGCGGCGTTGCAGGCCGAATTGCTGGATCGCGCCGCCCACTGGGTGAAGCCGGGCGGGACGATGATCTACGCCACCTGCTCGCTGGAGCGGGCGGAGGGGGAGGAACAGGTCGCGGCTTTCCTTGCCGGACGGCCGGATTTCGCGCCCTGCCCCGCGCTGGCGGACGAACTGCCCGCCGGGATCGCGCCGACGCGGGAGGGATGGGTCCGCACCCTGCCCGGCGCTCTGGACGCGCAGGGCGGCGCGGACGGCTTTTTCGTCGCCCGGCTGGCGCGGACGGCAACAGGAGCTTAA
- the rpe gene encoding ribulose-phosphate 3-epimerase, with product MTSPILISPSILSADFARLGEEVRAIDEAGCDWVHIDVMDGHFVPNITIGPAVVKALRPHSQKPFDVHLMISPVDLYLDAFAQAGADIITVHPEAGPHIHRSVQHIKSLGVKAGVVLNPGTPAKMLDYLMDDVDLILVMSVNPGFGGQSFIENQLRKIEAIRKMIDKSGRDIRLQVDGGIDFTTAPRAIAAGADVLVAGTATFRGGPSAYAGNIRKLRGG from the coding sequence ATGACCAGCCCGATCCTCATTTCGCCCTCCATCCTCTCCGCCGACTTCGCCCGTCTGGGCGAGGAAGTCCGCGCCATCGACGAAGCGGGATGCGACTGGGTTCATATCGACGTGATGGACGGTCATTTCGTGCCCAACATCACCATCGGCCCCGCCGTGGTGAAGGCGCTGCGCCCGCATTCGCAAAAGCCGTTCGACGTGCATCTGATGATCTCTCCGGTGGACCTGTATCTGGACGCCTTCGCGCAGGCGGGCGCGGACATCATCACCGTGCATCCCGAAGCGGGGCCGCATATCCACCGCTCCGTCCAGCATATCAAGTCGCTGGGCGTGAAGGCGGGCGTCGTGCTGAACCCCGGCACCCCGGCCAAGATGCTGGATTACCTGATGGATGACGTGGACCTGATCCTGGTGATGAGCGTCAATCCGGGTTTCGGCGGGCAGAGCTTCATCGAGAACCAGCTTCGCAAGATCGAGGCCATTCGCAAGATGATCGACAAGAGCGGGCGCGACATCCGCCTGCAGGTCGATGGCGGCATCGACTTCACCACCGCGCCGCGCGCCATCGCGGCGGGCGCGGACGTGCTGGTGGCGGGCACGGCGACCTTCCGGGGCGGGCCGTCCGCCTATGCCGGCAATATCCGAAAGCTCAGGGGCGGGTGA